Proteins from a single region of Parasedimentitalea psychrophila:
- a CDS encoding DMT family transporter, giving the protein MDTFRGSLLMVLAMAAFALEDMFVKFASQSLPVGQILMLFGLGGMILFMVMARAQGQSLLHPAICTRPMVLRSLAEVIGRLCYTLAIALTPLSSASAILQATPLVVAAGAVVFFSEQVGWRRWVAIAIGFCGVLLVLRPGVSGFEPASIFAVIGMLGFAGRDLATRAAPPSMSNYQLGIYGFAMLIVAGAVALGWTGGASWPSPLVWGQLAAATVIGVIAYNALTGAMRSGEISVVAPFRYTRLVFAMVLGVLVFGERPDLWTLIGSAVIVGSGLFTVLRERYSRRPS; this is encoded by the coding sequence TTGGACACATTTCGCGGCAGCCTGTTGATGGTGCTGGCCATGGCGGCTTTTGCCTTGGAGGACATGTTTGTCAAATTCGCCAGCCAATCGCTGCCGGTTGGGCAGATCCTGATGCTCTTTGGTCTGGGTGGCATGATCCTGTTTATGGTCATGGCGCGTGCGCAGGGGCAGTCTTTGCTGCACCCGGCGATTTGCACGCGCCCGATGGTGTTGCGCTCCTTGGCGGAGGTGATTGGGCGGCTGTGTTATACACTGGCGATTGCCTTGACGCCGCTGTCGTCGGCCTCGGCGATCCTGCAAGCCACACCTTTGGTGGTGGCGGCGGGGGCGGTGGTGTTTTTCAGCGAGCAGGTTGGCTGGCGCCGCTGGGTGGCCATCGCCATTGGGTTTTGTGGTGTGTTGCTGGTTTTGCGCCCCGGAGTCAGCGGTTTTGAACCGGCGTCAATTTTTGCGGTGATTGGCATGTTGGGATTTGCCGGACGCGATCTGGCGACCCGTGCGGCGCCGCCTTCGATGTCCAATTACCAGTTGGGCATCTACGGGTTCGCCATGCTTATTGTGGCCGGCGCGGTGGCGTTGGGCTGGACCGGTGGGGCCAGCTGGCCCAGCCCGCTGGTCTGGGGCCAACTGGCCGCCGCCACGGTGATTGGGGTTATTGCCTATAACGCCCTGACCGGCGCCATGCGCTCGGGCGAGATCTCGGTGGTGGCGCCGTTTCGCTATACGCGGCTGGTGTTTGCCATGGTGTTGGGGGTGTTGGTGTTTGGCGAGCGCCCGGATCTGTGGACGCTGATTGGCAGCGCGGTGATTGTCGGCAGTGGCTTGTTCACGGTCCTGCGAGAGCGCTATTCGCGGCGGCCTAGCTGA
- the smpB gene encoding SsrA-binding protein SmpB: protein MAQTKSDPNYKVIAENRRARYDYAIDDDLECGIILEGSEVKSARIGGTNIAESYAAVENGELWLVNSYIAPYERAKTFKHLERRRRKLLVSRKQMSNLWNATQRKGMTLVPLVMYFNHKGLVKIKIGIAKGKQNHDKRATEAKRDWSRQKSRLMKDHR from the coding sequence ATGGCCCAGACAAAATCAGACCCGAATTACAAAGTTATCGCCGAAAACCGCCGTGCGCGGTATGATTATGCGATTGATGACGATTTGGAATGCGGCATCATTCTCGAGGGCTCTGAGGTCAAGAGCGCCCGGATTGGTGGCACCAACATCGCCGAAAGCTATGCCGCGGTCGAGAATGGTGAGCTGTGGCTGGTGAATTCCTACATCGCGCCATATGAGCGGGCCAAGACGTTTAAGCATCTTGAGCGCCGTCGCCGCAAGCTGTTGGTGTCGCGCAAGCAGATGTCGAACCTGTGGAACGCCACCCAGCGCAAGGGGATGACCCTGGTGCCGCTGGTGATGTATTTCAACCACAAGGGTCTGGTGAAGATCAAGATCGGCATCGCCAAGGGCAAGCAGAACCACGACAAACGCGCCACCGAAGCCAAACGCGACTGGTCGCGGCAGAAATCACGGCTGATGAAGGATCACCGCTAA
- the sseA gene encoding 3-mercaptopyruvate sulfurtransferase yields the protein MLDDPKTLVSTDWLAAHLKDPDLRLLDASWMMPALERDARSEYDAGHIPGARFFDIDDISDHRSELPHMVPPVEKFMSRLRAMGVGDGHQVVVYDGLGLFSAARVWWLFRLMGQSNVAVLDGGFPKWKAEGRAIEDMPPVIRDRHMTVRVQNHMVRDVTQVSAASKLGDHQIIDARAGERFRGEVPEPRQGLRAGHIPGAKNVPFSTLLNADGTMKPSDQLRSTFEAAGVDLSKPAITSCGSGVTAAVLSLALERIGKRDHALYDGSWTEWGAFPTLPVATGET from the coding sequence ATGCTCGACGATCCGAAGACACTTGTTTCCACTGATTGGCTGGCGGCCCATCTGAAAGATCCCGATTTGAGGCTGCTGGATGCCTCGTGGATGATGCCTGCGCTAGAGCGCGATGCTCGCAGTGAATATGACGCCGGGCACATTCCAGGCGCCCGGTTTTTCGATATTGATGACATCTCGGACCATCGCTCTGAGCTACCGCATATGGTGCCGCCGGTGGAAAAGTTCATGTCGCGGCTGCGGGCGATGGGCGTCGGCGATGGCCACCAGGTGGTGGTCTATGATGGTCTTGGGCTTTTTTCGGCAGCCCGTGTGTGGTGGCTGTTTCGCTTGATGGGGCAATCCAATGTTGCTGTGCTGGACGGTGGTTTTCCCAAGTGGAAAGCCGAGGGCCGGGCGATTGAGGATATGCCGCCGGTGATCCGCGACCGCCATATGACGGTGCGGGTGCAGAACCACATGGTGCGCGATGTGACCCAGGTTTCGGCGGCCTCCAAGCTGGGCGATCATCAAATCATTGATGCCCGTGCTGGCGAACGATTCCGCGGCGAGGTCCCCGAACCACGTCAGGGTCTGCGCGCCGGTCATATTCCGGGTGCCAAAAACGTGCCATTTTCGACGCTGCTGAATGCGGACGGTACGATGAAGCCCAGCGACCAGCTGCGCAGCACCTTTGAGGCTGCCGGGGTGGATCTGAGCAAACCCGCAATCACCTCATGCGGGTCTGGTGTGACCGCCGCAGTGCTCAGCCTGGCGCTGGAGCGTATCGGCAAAAGAGACCATGCGCTCTATGATGGTTCCTGGACCGAATGGGGCGCCTTCCCGACCTTACCCGTTGCAACCGGAGAGACCTGA
- a CDS encoding amino acid aminotransferase: MFEALKAQPADKILALMQKFREDPRSDKIDLGVGVYKNAEGVTPVMRAIKAAEHQLWETQISKAYVGLAGDPAYADAMIKLILADTVERGNIAAAATPGGTGAVRQAFELIKIANPSARVFVSDPTWPNHISILNYLGIETVTYRYFDRTTCGVNFDAMMSDLKTAVKGDVVLLHGCCHNPTGANLNAVQWQEVIDLLNARGLVPMIDIAYQGFGDGLEEDAVGVRMVAAGTPECLIAASCSKNFGIYRERTGLLMMVSNDAASQKLNQGTLAFLNRQNYSFPPDHGARLVTMILNDDALRADWAAELEEVRLGMLGLRQGLADELQRLSGSDRFGFLAQHRGMFSLLGTTPELVEKLRADNGIYMVGDSRMNIAGLNADTIPILAKAIIDAGI, translated from the coding sequence ATGTTTGAAGCTTTGAAAGCCCAGCCCGCCGATAAAATTCTGGCGCTGATGCAGAAATTCCGCGAAGACCCGCGCTCCGACAAGATTGATCTGGGTGTTGGTGTCTACAAGAACGCCGAAGGCGTCACCCCGGTGATGCGGGCGATCAAGGCCGCCGAGCACCAGCTGTGGGAAACCCAGATCAGCAAGGCCTATGTGGGGCTGGCCGGTGATCCGGCCTACGCGGATGCGATGATCAAACTGATCCTGGCGGATACGGTCGAGCGCGGCAATATCGCCGCCGCAGCGACCCCCGGCGGCACCGGTGCGGTGCGGCAGGCGTTTGAGCTGATCAAGATCGCCAACCCTTCGGCGCGGGTGTTTGTGTCGGATCCCACTTGGCCCAATCACATCTCGATCCTGAACTATCTGGGCATCGAGACCGTCACCTATCGCTATTTCGACCGCACGACCTGTGGTGTCAATTTTGACGCTATGATGAGCGACCTGAAAACTGCGGTCAAAGGTGACGTGGTATTGCTGCATGGCTGCTGCCACAATCCAACCGGCGCCAATCTGAACGCGGTGCAGTGGCAAGAAGTGATCGACCTGCTCAATGCCCGTGGCCTGGTGCCGATGATCGACATTGCCTATCAGGGCTTTGGCGATGGCTTGGAAGAAGACGCCGTGGGCGTGCGGATGGTGGCTGCAGGCACTCCGGAATGCCTGATCGCGGCCAGCTGCTCAAAGAACTTTGGCATCTACCGCGAACGGACCGGCCTGCTGATGATGGTGTCGAATGACGCGGCATCGCAAAAGCTGAACCAGGGCACATTGGCCTTCCTGAACCGGCAGAACTACTCGTTCCCGCCGGATCACGGCGCCCGTCTGGTGACCATGATCCTGAACGACGACGCCCTGCGCGCCGATTGGGCGGCTGAGCTTGAGGAGGTGCGTCTGGGCATGCTAGGCCTGCGTCAGGGATTGGCGGATGAGCTGCAGCGGCTGTCCGGCTCTGACCGGTTTGGCTTTCTGGCACAACACCGCGGCATGTTCTCGCTGCTGGGCACCACCCCCGAACTGGTGGAAAAGCTGCGCGCCGACAATGGCATTTATATGGTTGGCGACAGCCGGATGAACATTGCCGGGCTGAACGCCGATACCATTCCGATCCTGGCCAAGGCGATCATCGACGCCGGTATCTAA
- a CDS encoding ammonium transporter — translation MNKFAKISGLSAAFSAMALAAAAQTTEVVTEDVTAVITETMDKGDVAWMMVSTLLVLLMILPGLALFYGGLVRSKNMLSVLMQCTLITALVMVIWVVYGYSFAFGGGTGAFWGGTGKLFLVGVTMDSMVATFTEGVVIPEFVFIAFQMTFAAITPALIVGAFAERMKFSAIMLFVVLWVTVVYFPIAHMVWDSSGLIFNMGALDFAGGTVVHINAGIAALFGSIMVGKRIGFGKDMMAPHSMTLTMVGASLLWVGWFGFNAGSNLEANGGAGLAMINTFTATAGAILAWSGIEAVLRGKASMLGAASGMVAGLVAVTPAAGTVGPIGAIALGAGASAICYFFVATVKNKFGYDDSLDVFGIHGIGGIFGAIGTGIFTAPALGGTGGADYSWVSQTWIQIEAVGITIAWSAIGSVLLYKLVDKLIGLRVDEDTERRGLDLAEHGESAYHS, via the coding sequence ATGAATAAATTCGCAAAAATTTCCGGGCTGAGCGCCGCCTTTTCGGCGATGGCCCTGGCGGCTGCGGCCCAGACCACCGAAGTCGTCACCGAAGACGTCACCGCAGTGATCACTGAGACCATGGACAAGGGCGATGTCGCCTGGATGATGGTTTCGACCCTGCTGGTACTGCTGATGATTCTGCCGGGTCTGGCGCTGTTCTATGGTGGGCTGGTGCGCAGCAAGAACATGTTGTCGGTGCTGATGCAGTGCACCTTGATCACCGCTCTGGTGATGGTGATCTGGGTTGTCTACGGCTACTCCTTTGCCTTTGGCGGCGGCACCGGCGCCTTTTGGGGCGGCACCGGCAAGCTGTTCCTGGTCGGCGTCACCATGGACAGCATGGTGGCGACCTTTACCGAAGGCGTGGTGATCCCCGAGTTCGTGTTCATCGCCTTCCAGATGACCTTTGCCGCCATCACACCGGCGCTGATCGTCGGGGCCTTTGCCGAGCGCATGAAGTTCTCGGCGATCATGCTCTTTGTGGTGCTCTGGGTCACCGTCGTGTATTTCCCGATTGCCCATATGGTCTGGGACAGCTCGGGCCTGATCTTCAACATGGGCGCGCTTGATTTTGCTGGTGGCACTGTGGTGCATATCAACGCCGGCATTGCAGCCCTGTTTGGCAGCATCATGGTGGGCAAGCGGATCGGCTTTGGCAAAGACATGATGGCGCCGCATTCGATGACCCTGACCATGGTTGGTGCCTCGCTGCTCTGGGTTGGCTGGTTCGGTTTCAACGCCGGCTCCAATCTGGAAGCCAACGGCGGCGCTGGTCTGGCGATGATCAACACCTTTACCGCCACCGCCGGTGCCATTCTGGCCTGGAGCGGCATCGAAGCGGTGCTGCGTGGCAAGGCCTCTATGCTGGGGGCGGCCTCGGGCATGGTAGCCGGTCTGGTTGCGGTCACTCCGGCGGCGGGTACGGTTGGTCCGATTGGCGCCATCGCACTGGGGGCTGGGGCCTCGGCGATCTGTTACTTCTTTGTGGCCACCGTCAAGAACAAGTTCGGCTATGACGACAGCCTGGACGTGTTCGGCATTCACGGTATCGGCGGGATCTTTGGCGCCATCGGCACCGGCATCTTCACCGCTCCGGCGCTGGGTGGCACCGGCGGCGCCGACTATTCCTGGGTCAGCCAGACCTGGATCCAGATCGAAGCGGTCGGCATCACTATTGCATGGAGCGCTATCGGCTCGGTTCTGCTGTACAAGCTGGTCGATAAGCTCATTGGTCTGCGCGTCGACGAAGACACCGAGCGTCGTGGCCTTGATCTGGCTGAACACGGCGAGTCTGCCTACCACAGCTGA